One Nocardiopsis gilva YIM 90087 genomic window, TTCGCGGTGAACGTGCTCGGCGAGCGCCACCGGGCGATCGCCGGGAGGTTCTCGGCCGAGGGGCGTCCCTCGGCCCGGCTGCTGGTGGCCGCCGAGGCCCACCACCGGGGCGAGCACAGCGGAGCGCTGATCCTCGACTCGGCGATCGCCGCCCTGGAGTGCTCGGTGAGCCAGCGGGTGGAGGCCGGGGACCACATCGTCTACCTCGCCTCGGTGGAGGGCCTGCCGGAGGTGGCGGGCGCGCGGGCGGGGACATCTCCGCTGATCAGGTACGGCGGACGCTACCGCGGTCTGCGGTAGCCGAAACTCTCTAGAGAGGTTGCTCCCCGCACCTTGGGGAGAGCCTATTCCCGCCCAACCGCTAGTTTCTCCGGCGCCATGTCCGCTGTGCAATGGAAGCATGGACGGCTTCTACACGGTTCTCGGGATCCTCGTGGTCGGGTTGATCCTGGCCATGATCCTGTGAACCCATCCCCATGCCCCGATCCCACACCTGTCCCCACATCACGGCCGTCCACCGGCTGCGCGAGGCCCGGTGGACGGCCGTCCGAGGCGCGAGGGCCGCCCCTTTCGTTGATCTCGGAGATATCGGGGTCTCACGGGCGATTTTGACCCCAATATCCCCGAGATCAACGGAGGGTCAGGCGAGTCCGGCCGAGTCAAGCCAGTCCGCCGCGACGTCGGCGGCGTTCTCGTGGTCGATGCTCACGCGTTCGTTGAGTTTGCTCAGCGTCTCGGTGGTGAGCTTCGCGGACACGGCGTTGAGCGCGGCGCGCGCCTTGTCGTCGACGGCGTTGCTGTTGACCAGCGGGGTGACGTTCTGCGTGCCGAACAGGCCCTCGGGGTCCTCCAGCGGCACGAAGTCGTTCTTGACGATCGCCGGGTCGGTGGTGAACAGGTTGGCGGCCTGCACATCGCCGTTCTTCAGCGCCTGCGGCAGGAGCGAGGCGTCCAGCGCGCGGAAGTTCTTGAACTCCACGCCGTAGGTCTCGTTCAGTCCGGGGACTCCCTGGGGACGGGTCTCGAATTCGGGAGGTCCGCCGAGCGTCATGTCGCCGGCGGCCTTCTTCAGGTCCTTGAGGCTCTTCAACCCCTCCTTCTCGGCGGTCTCCCGGGTGACCGACACCGAGTCCTTGTTCTCGGCCGGGGCCGGATCAAGGATCTCCAACCCCTCGGGCAGGCGCTCCGCGACGGCCTTGTTGGTCTGCTCGGTGTCCGTGGCCGTGGCGTCCGGGTCGAGGTAGTAGAGGATGGCGCCGTTGTACTCGGGGAACACCGACAGGTTGCCCTCCGCGATCTGGTCGTAGTAGACCTCGCGGCTGCCGATGTTGAGCTGGGTGCCCACCTCCATGCCCTTGGCCTCCAGCGCCTTGGCGTAGATGTGGGCGAGCAGGGTGCTCTCCGGGAAGTCGGCGGACCCGACCACGATCTTCCCGCTGCCCCCACTGCCTCCGCCGCTGCCGTCGTCGCCGTAAGGGTTGCTGCCGCCGCAGGCGGCGAGGAGCGGGACCAGGACGAGTCCCACGATCGCGGATCGCATCGGTCTACGCATGTCGTGCCTTCTTCTCTTCCGTCACGCGGTTGATGGGGATCGGGTTCGGGTCGGCGGTGGAATGTCCGGTGTGCGGATCAGCGGCCGGCCGGCGTGCCGCGGCGCAGCGCCGGTGCGACGAGGACCCGCCCCAGGAAGCCGAACAGCGCCGTCACGACCAGCGCCAGGACGACC contains:
- a CDS encoding flavin reductase family protein, whose product is MARFPSGVTVVTVSDELDDIGSTVSAFASISAEPPIVMVSVIRTSYLCEVIDLRGRFAVNVLGERHRAIAGRFSAEGRPSARLLVAAEAHHRGEHSGALILDSAIAALECSVSQRVEAGDHIVYLASVEGLPEVAGARAGTSPLIRYGGRYRGLR
- a CDS encoding ABC transporter substrate-binding protein, giving the protein MRSAIVGLVLVPLLAACGGSNPYGDDGSGGGSGGSGKIVVGSADFPESTLLAHIYAKALEAKGMEVGTQLNIGSREVYYDQIAEGNLSVFPEYNGAILYYLDPDATATDTEQTNKAVAERLPEGLEILDPAPAENKDSVSVTRETAEKEGLKSLKDLKKAAGDMTLGGPPEFETRPQGVPGLNETYGVEFKNFRALDASLLPQALKNGDVQAANLFTTDPAIVKNDFVPLEDPEGLFGTQNVTPLVNSNAVDDKARAALNAVSAKLTTETLSKLNERVSIDHENAADVAADWLDSAGLA